One Purpureocillium takamizusanense chromosome 1, complete sequence genomic window carries:
- the prp10 gene encoding U2 snRNP component prp10 (BUSCO:EOG092608T8~COG:A~EggNog:ENOG503NVKB~TransMembrane:2 (o540-561i573-592o)) yields MSDADFRAVTKSQQERNAAAAAKKGSRGIEAAAQRTDSTRQKLTDNADRDLYEKDAGDKYAGYHTSLPMGDDDDDAPEDTTRRLVGQYTASREMIDEFARGDGVEEEDILANRGEKSGRIIDRETDYQKRRFNRVLTPTRADPFAENRQAGAAENGTTYREIMESQELDREEERVRRAIQAKQAENEATENGELRPTLQHPDKENEDAGSTEAVTAGRKRKKRWDVSSAPNDEKPQAEAAAAPTKRSRWDEIPTLPEKQRSRWDQAPSATPMANSGQATPAPASQIPSLPVAFGTDAGRSFGISDEELDLLLPGEDQGYKILEFPPGFVQLRAPSHRAMATPAPASGFMMQDPDQVRLGGAPMAAEISGVGDLQFLKPEDMNYFGKLNDGADESSLSVDELKERKIMKLLLKIKNGTPPMRKTALRQITDNARQFGAGPLFAQILPLLMEKTLEEQERHLLVKVIDRILYKLDDLVRPYVHKILVVIEPLLIDQDYYARVEGREIISNVAKAAGLATMISVMRPDIDNVDDYVRNTTARAFAVVASALSIPALLPFLRAVCGSKKSWHARHTGVKIVQQIAILMGCAILPHLKGLVDCIAPNLNDEQTKVRTVTSLAIAALAEASNPYGIESFDEILNPLWTGARKQRGKGLAGFLKAVGFIIPLMDEEYANYYTTQIMEILLREFSSPDEEMKKVVLKVVSQCAATKGVAANYLKDHVLDDFFKSFWVRRMALDKRNYKQVVETTVDIGQKVGVSEILERIVDNLKDESEPYRKMTVETIEKIISSLGAADVDERLEERLVDGILYAFQEQTVEDIVILNGFGSVVNALGDRCGPFLPQITSTILWRLNNKSPTVRQQAADLISRIAMVMKQCGEDELMGKLGVVLYEYLGEEYPEVLGSILGALRSIVTVVGIAQMQPPIKDLLPRLTPILRNRHEKVQENTIDLVGRIADRGPESVNAREWMRICFELLDMLKAHKKGIRRAANNTFGFIAKAIGPQDVLATLLSNLRVQERQSRVNTAVAIGIVAETCAPFTVLPALMNEYRVPELNVQNGVLKALSFLFEYIGEMGKDYVYAVTPLLEDALIDRDQVHRQTAASVVKHIALGVVGLGCEDAMVHLLNLLYPNLFETSPHVIDRIIEAIEGIRMAVGPGVVLNYVWAGLFHPARKVRTPYWRLYNDAYIQGADSMVPYYPNLEEETLDRSELGILL; encoded by the coding sequence ATGTCTGACGCGGATTTTCGAGCTGTCACCAAGAGCCAGCAGGAGCGGAacgcggctgcggcggccaagaagggcTCGCGAGGGatcgaggctgccgcccaaCGCACCGACTCGACGCGCCAGAAGCTCACCGACAACGCAGACAGAGACCTCTACGAAAAAGATGCTGGCGACAAATATGCTGGATACCACACTTCCCTTCCCATgggtgatgacgatgatgacgcgCCTGAAGACaccacgcgccgcctcgtcggccagtACACGGCTTCCCGAGAAATGATTGACGAGTTTGCTCGCGGCGATGGTGTTGAAGAGGAAGACATCCTGGCAAACCGAGGCGAGAAAAGCGGCCGCATCATCGACCGCGAGACCGACTATCAGAAGCGTCGGTTCAACCGTGTCCTCACGCCGACAAGGGCCGATCCGTTCGCGGAGAATCGACAGGCCGGGGCTGCCGAAAATGGCACGACGTACCGCGAGATCATGGAGAGTCAGGAGCTCGACAGGGAGGAGGAACGCGTGCGACGCGCGATTCAAGCCAAGCAGGCCGAGAACGAGGCGACCGAGAATGGCGAGCTCCGACCCACCTTGCAGCATCCTGACAAAGAGAATGAAGATGCTGGGTCTACAGAAGCCGTCACTGCTGGTCGAAAGCGCAAGAAGAGATGGGACGTCTCGTCGGCCCCCAACGATGAAAAGCCCCaggccgaggctgccgccgcgccgacaaAGCGATCTCGGTGGGACGAGATCCCTACTTTACCCGAAAAGCAACGTTCTCGATGGGATCAGGCACCTTCAGCGACGCCGATGGCCAACTCTGGCcaggcgacgccggcaccggcTTCTCAGATCCCCAGCTTACCCGTTGCGTTTGGGACCGATGCCGGTCGTAGCTTTGGcatcagcgacgaggagcttgacCTTCTCCTCCCAGGAGAGGACCAAGGCTACAAGATACTGGAATTTCCCCCTGGATTTGTGCAGCTGCGAGCGCCATCACATCGGGCCATGGCCACTCCTGCGCCCGCGAGTGGTTTCATGATGCAGGATCCGGACCAAGTGCGTCTTGGCGGTGCCCCGATGGCCGCAGAGATCAGCGGTGTCGGTGATTTGCAGTTTCTGAAGCCTGAAGATATGAACTACTTTGGCAAGCTgaacgacggcgccgacgagagCTCCCTGTCCGTGGACGAATTGAAGGAGAGAAAGATCATGAAACTTCTCCTCAAGATCAAGAACGGAACGCCACCGATGCGCAAGACTGCACTACGACAAATCACCGATAATGCACGCCAGTTTGGCGCGGGGCCATTATTTGCTCAGATCTTGCCTCTGCTCATGGAGAAGACCCTCGAAGAGCAGGAGCGCCATTTGCTTGTCAAAGTCATCGATCGTATCCTGTACAAGCTGGACGATTTGGTTCGGCCATATGTGCATAagatcctcgtcgtcatcgagccGCTGCTCATCGACCAAGACTACTACGCACGAGTCGAAGGTCGAGAGATCATCTCCAAcgtggccaaggcggcgggtCTCGCGACCATGATTAGCGTCATGAGACCGGACATCGACAACGTTGACGACTACGTGAGGAACACCACTGCGAGAGCATTTGCAGTTGTGGCATCTGCGCTTTCTATCCCGGCTCTGCTCCCGTTCCTTAGAGCGGTATGCGGAAGCAAGAAGTCGTGGCATGCCCGGCACACCGGTGTCAAGATTGTCCAGCAGATTGCTATTCTCATGGGCTGCGCAATTTTGCCACACTTGAAGGGCCTGGTCGACTGCATCGCGCCGAACCTGAATGATGAGCAAACAAAGGTGCGCACAGTGACCAGTCTCGCCATCGCTGCGCTGGCTGAAGCATCCAACCCATATGGTATCGAGAGCTTCGACGAAATCCTCAACCCTCTCTGGACGGGCGCGCGAAAGCAGCGCGGCAAGGGCTTGGCCGGATTTCTTAAAGCCGTTGGCTTCATCATCCCGTTGATGGATGAGGAGTACGCCAACTACTATACGACGCAAATTATGGAGATTCTTCTGAGGGAattctcgtcgcccgacgaAGAAATGAAGAAGGTGGTTCTCAAAGTGGTCTCGCAGTGCGCAGCAACCAAGGGAGTGGCCGCCAACTACCTCAAGGACCATGTTCTGGACGATTTCTTCAAGAGTTTTTGGGTGAGACGTATGGCGCTGGACAAGCGCAACTACAAGCAAGTCGTGGAAACAACTGTCGACATTGGCCAGAAGGTGGGAGTGAGCGAGATCCTTGAGAGGATCGTCGACAACCTCAAAGATGAAAGCGAACCTTATCGCAAGATGACGGTCGAGACAATCGAGAAGATCATCAGCAGTCTGGGTGCggcggacgtggacgagCGCCTGGAAGAGCGACTTGTGGATGGCATTCTCTACGCGTTCCAAGAGCAGACGGTTGAGGACATCGTGATCCTAAACGGATTTGGCTCCGTGGTCAACGCCCTTGGAGACCGTTGCGGTCCCTTCCTGCCGCAGATTACGAGCACTATCCTGTGGCGCCTGAACAACAAGTCGCCCACGGTCAGACAGCAAGCGGCGGATCTGATCTCTCGCATTGCCATGGTCATGAAACAAtgcggcgaagacgagctGATGGGCAAGCTTGGCGTGGTGCTCTACGAGTACCTCGGCGAGGAATATCCAGAGGTACTCGGCTCCATTTTGGGTGCGCTACGATCAATTGTTACCGTCGTGGGCATTGCTCAGATGCAACCACCCATCAAAGATCTCCTGCCGCGTCTCACCCCAATTCTCCGCAATCGTCACGAGAAGGTGCAGGAGAACACCATCGATTTGGTCGGACGTATCGCGGATCGCGGACCCGAGAGCGTCAACGCGCGAGAGTGGATGCGCATCTGCTTCGAGCTCCTGGACATGCTCAAAGCACACAAGAAGGGTATCCGGCGAGCCGCCAACAACACATTCGGTTTCATTGCCAAGGCCATCGGCCCCCAGGATGTCTTGGCCACGCTGCTGAGCAACCTCCGAGTTCAGGAGCGACAGTCGCGAGTCAAcacggccgtcgccatcggcatcgtcgcaGAGACCTGCGCGCCCTTCACCGTGCTTCCTGCGCTTATGAACGAGTACCGGGTGCCCGAGCTCAACGTGCAAAACGGCGTGCTCAAGGCGCTGTCATTCCTCTTCGAGTACATTGGCGAGATGGGCAAGGACTACGTCTATGCTGTTACGCCTttgctcgaggacgcgctcaTCGATCGCGACCAGGTCCACCGTCAGACTGCAGCGTCGGTCGTCAAGCACATTgctctcggcgtcgtgggcctTGGCTGCGAGGATGCCATGGTCCATCTCCTCAACCTTCTGTACCCGAACCTGTTCGAAACAAGCCCGCACGTCATTGATCGCATCATCGAAGCCATCGAGGGCATCCGCATGGCTGTCGGACCCGGCGTGGTGCTCAACTATGTCTGGGCCGGCCTCTTCCACCCGGCCAGAAAGGTCCGTACGCCGTACTGGCGGCTCTACAACGATGCCTACATCCAGGGCGCAGACTCCATGGTTCCATACTACCCGAACCTGGAAGAGGAAACGTTGGATAGGTCGGAGCTGGGTATTCTGCTGTAA
- the OGG1 gene encoding DNA-(apurinic or apyrimidinic site) lyase (BUSCO:EOG092628HC~EggNog:ENOG503NWHV~COG:L) — protein MAMGTPIKRVSEWRKLPVSLTELSIDTTLRCGQSFRWRKINDEWICTLHGRILALKQDPLHLHYKVTWPDASPSLQRIIPASRGSDGNDDTEDLLRRYFSLDLDLGALYRQWSDADPNFCKKAPEFTGVRILSQDAWEALICFICSSNNNISRISQMVHKLCSNYGPYIGKVDDEALHDFPSPDALTGKQVESQLRELGFGYRAKYIAETARVVAREKPLHWLESLRNPDHQGPSDWMGKEARKATYKEAHEELLSLTGVGPKVADCACLMGLGWGESVPVDTHVWQIAQRDYKFGKAKSKTFNKVMYDAVGDHFRDIWGKYAGWAHSVLFTADLREFSKQAVKEEEKEGSLMMVTTESTLMNSEELRGTRKRRATTKVEVKTEVQTVGAEHGLATEGVAAKRRKTRRTH, from the exons ATGGCCATGGGGACACCCATCAAGCGGGTTTCCGAATGGCGCAAGCTGCCTGTTAGCCTCACGGAACTCAGCATCGACACGACTCTCCGCTGCGGACAGTCCTTCCGGTGGCGCAAGATTAACGATGAATG GATATGCACACTGCACGGGCGGATCCTCGCTTTGAAGCAGGACCCGCTTCACCTTCATTACAAAGTGACCTGGCCAGACGCATCGCCATCATTGCAGCGTATCATCCCGGCATCGCGAGGCTCGGATGGTAACGATGATACTGAAGATCTTCTTCGGCGATACTTCAGCCTGGACTTGGACCTTGGTGCTCTGTACAGACAGTGGTCAGATGCAGATCCAAATTTCTGCAAAAAGGCCCCTGAGTTCACTGGCGTGCGCATTCTCAGTCAAGACGCCTGGGAGGCGTTGATTTGCTTCATTTGCAGCAGTAACAACAACATTAGCCGAATATCTCAGATG GTCCACAAACTTTGCAGTAATTATGGTCCATACATCGGCAAGGTTGACGATGAGGCTCTGCACGATTTTCCTAGCCCTGATGCCTTGACAGGGAAGCAAGTTGAGTCCCAGTTGAGAGAGCTGGGTTTTGGTTACCGAGCGAAGTACATTGCAGAGACTGCGAGGGTTGTCGCCCGAGAAAAGCCGCTTCATTGGCTGGAATCGCTTCGGAACCCTGACCACCAAGGTCCCAGTGACTGGATGGGCAAGGAAGCCCGGAAGGCGACGTACAAGGAGGCCCATGAGGAGCTCCTGTCTCTGACCGGAGTTGGTCCGAAGGTCGCAGACTGCGCTTGTCTCATGGGTCTAGGATGGGGCGAGTCCGTTCCCGTCGATACTCACGTGTGGCAAATTGCACAGCGGGACTATAAGTTCGGCAAGGCAAAGTCGAAAACATTTAACAAGGTCATGTACGATGCTGTCGGCGACCACTTTAGGGACATTTGGGGCAAATACGCTGGCTGGGCACATTCGGTGCTCTTCACCGCAGATCTTCGCGAGTTTTCTAAGCAAGCggtcaaggaggaggagaaggagggcaGTCTGATGATGGTAACGACCGAATCAACGCTGATGAATTCCGAGGAACTGCGTGGCACGCGCAAGAGGCGCGCAACAACCAAGGTTGAGGTGAAGACGGAGGTCCAGACCGTGGGCGCCGAGCACGGGCTAGCGACAGAGGGAGTAGCAGCAAAGCGAAGGAAGACCAGACGTACCCACTGA
- a CDS encoding uncharacterized protein (EggNog:ENOG503P6RV~COG:S) has translation MTMTLDTSQQQRFAPPLNFDYGAHAQPPAFSNPWSSASSPSQSSATSGNPLFVHGQQPPTMSHHSMMATKPPPGRASTSSASSMASYGSMPVPTSSSDIMSLSRMQTTSAAYGDPSYTTSASPVSGHFAPTSAPPYEAMGYAPAPSRQHFSLGPEAETARRYSHHQSIPAPDDRRSFADALDASHGMLAMSQETPRNIYGSRNDRSSVDSYPFPSTHSTSSSISSSGNFSSYYGDSVSDYSTAGSDIESVNSRTLPRPQGLMGSQIPPAPQSMMGQFSSKVSSSTQKKHKCKVCDKRFTRPSSLQTHMYSHTGEKPFACEVEGCGRHFSVVSNLRRHRKVHRGDARSEAGSEDHQSD, from the exons ATGACCATGACGTTGGACACttcccagcagcagcggttCGCTCCTCCGTTGAACTTCGACTACGGGGCGCACGCACAGCCTCCAGCGTTCTCAAACCCTTggtcctccgcctcctcgccttcgcAGTCGTCCGCCACTTCTGGAAACCCTCTTTTCGTTCACGGCCAGCAGCCCCCTACCATGAGCCACCATAGTATGATGGCTACGAAGCCTCCGCCAGGCCGTGCGAGCACTAGTAGTGCCTCGTCAATGGCATCCTATGGATCGATGCCAGTTCCCACCAGTTCCTCAG ATATCATGAGCCTGAGCAGGATGCAGACCACTTCTGCAGCCTATGGTGACCCTTCATACACAACTTCAGCGTCGCCCGTCAGTGGTCACTTCGCACCCACGTCAGCTCCGCCATACGAGGCCATGGGTTACGCGCCAGCACCATCTCGTCAACACTTCAGCCTGGGTCCCGAGGCTGAGACTGCCAGGCGATACTCCCATCATCA GAGCATACCTGCCCCAGATGACCGCAGGAGCTTCGCGGATGCCCTCGATGCCAGCCACGGCATGCTTGCCATGAGCCAGGAAACCCCTCGAAACATCTACGGCAGTCGCAATGATCGGTCGTCTGTTGACTCATATCCCTTCCCGTCTACGCACTCAACAAGCTCCTCGATCTCGTCCAGCGGCAACTTTAGCTCCTACTACGGCGACTCGGTGTCGGATTATTCGACCGCCGGTTCGGACATTGAGTCCGTTAACTCGCGGACCCTACCCAGACCCCAAGGACTGATGGGATCCCAAATCCCACCTGCGCCCCAGTCCATGATGGGTCAGTTCAGCTCCAAggtgtcgtcgagcacgcaGAAGAAGCACAAGTGCAAGGTTTGCGACAAGCGCTTCACTCGCCCAAGTTCGCTTCAGACGCATATGTACAGTCACACAGGCGAGAAGC CGTTTGCGTGTGAAGTAGAGGGGTGCGGCCGTCATTTCTCCGTCGTTTCCAACCTAAGACGCCATCGCAAGGTgcaccgcggcgacgcccgatCGGAAGCAGGCTCCGAGGACCATCAGTCGGACTAA